One Pseudomonas sp. AN-1 genomic region harbors:
- a CDS encoding MHYT domain-containing protein, producing MLDLFFLLDPVVPSLYLYGTFDLWLVALSILLSVGAATMGLQVAGIARTSNTALQRQVALLSGALALGGGIWAMHFLGMLAFRLCSPVSYDPLTTLLSVLPSLAASWVALSLLTRPHLRGRQLVLGGVLVGAGIGTMHYSGMAAMRMAPLLRYDPWWFALSILLAAGLAMLALWVRFGLEHNARLRPLHRLLLGGLVMGSAIAAMHYAGMAAARFIGTASSDNPLPALQSGLIANAVLFGTLLLIVAVLLSNTFLHYRERMRWTLRSQERFIQSLIGNLPGIVFRSRLDDAWSLLFLSDGIEQLTGWSSRELLDSGGLRPLIPAEDLPRLAEARHRAVAEGGSYSAEYRLRCKDGRLLRVWSLGHIVTETQRSLEGEGEVVLLDGMIFDISERHALEQELRRARDHAEQASKARSLFLANMSHEIRTPMNGVIGMLDLALETPLNPEQREYLQIAQRSGETLLALLNDILDVSKVDAGHLELESVAFDLSEIVEHTAKLLAARAHQKQLELIIEIEPSLPRQVLGDPLRLRQVLLNLLSNAIKFTERGEVALCVGRSPRTPGALCFAVRDTGIGIAPEVQPLIFDSFRQADESTTRKYGGTGLGLSLSRRLVELMGGEIHLESTPGQGSRFFFELQLPLQDSPCGERSASERAAEQLAGRGLLIVDDVLANRLIVERHAIAWGMQPHGFCNPLDALAWVQDPQHAASVQLAVLDRMMPELDGLELAHRLREQHPRLRLVMLSSASDQLEIEAREHQVLDQCLSKPAGPDALAYALISALHSPRATGAAAADVEPCLSGCRVLLVEDHPVNRMLAQRLLDKHGALIDEAEDGAQAVARIESGERFDIILMDCQMPVMDGPTATREIRRLEHKRGQPRTPILALTAHANTPEVAECRHAGMDDILSKPYNVRQLLDCMLALLAPPPSALTAPAALPPLPTLLDDAMLDTLHEALGTDLHTVVSFFCTNLPGHIARLQSALAKSDHDEVRKEAHRLKGSAGNLGALALAALACDIEQYAATRQAVPADSAERLAQLAEASVRRLQQRYPDPEHGAAPPPQQQNAH from the coding sequence ATGCTCGACCTGTTTTTCCTGCTCGACCCCGTCGTCCCCAGCCTGTACCTGTACGGCACCTTCGATCTCTGGCTGGTCGCCCTGTCGATCCTGCTCTCGGTCGGCGCCGCGACCATGGGCCTGCAGGTGGCCGGGATCGCCCGCACCAGCAACACGGCGCTGCAACGCCAGGTGGCGCTGCTCTCTGGCGCCCTGGCGCTGGGCGGCGGCATCTGGGCGATGCATTTTCTCGGCATGCTGGCCTTCCGCCTGTGCAGCCCGGTCAGCTACGACCCGCTGACCACCCTGCTGTCGGTGCTGCCCAGCCTGGCGGCCTCGTGGGTCGCCCTGTCGCTGCTCACCCGCCCGCACCTGCGGGGGCGCCAGTTGGTGCTCGGCGGCGTGCTGGTCGGCGCCGGCATCGGCACCATGCACTACAGCGGGATGGCCGCCATGCGGATGGCACCGCTGCTGCGCTACGACCCGTGGTGGTTCGCCCTGTCGATCCTGCTCGCCGCCGGTCTGGCCATGCTGGCGCTGTGGGTCCGTTTCGGCCTGGAGCACAACGCCCGCCTGCGCCCGCTGCACAGACTGCTGCTCGGTGGCCTGGTGATGGGCTCGGCCATCGCCGCCATGCATTACGCCGGCATGGCGGCAGCACGCTTCATTGGCACCGCAAGCTCGGACAATCCGCTGCCGGCGCTGCAGAGCGGGCTGATCGCCAATGCCGTGCTGTTCGGCACCCTGCTGCTGATCGTTGCCGTACTGCTCAGCAATACCTTCCTACACTACCGGGAGCGGATGCGCTGGACCCTGCGCAGCCAGGAGCGCTTCATCCAGTCGCTGATCGGCAACCTCCCCGGCATCGTCTTCCGCTCCCGGCTGGACGACGCCTGGAGCCTGCTGTTTCTCAGCGACGGTATCGAGCAGCTCACCGGCTGGAGCAGTCGCGAACTGCTCGACAGCGGCGGCCTGCGTCCACTGATCCCCGCCGAAGACCTGCCGCGCCTGGCCGAGGCCCGCCACCGGGCCGTTGCCGAGGGCGGCAGCTATTCGGCCGAATACCGCCTGCGCTGCAAGGACGGACGCCTGCTGCGGGTCTGGTCGCTCGGCCACATCGTCACCGAAACCCAGCGCTCGCTCGAGGGCGAGGGCGAGGTAGTGCTGCTCGACGGCATGATCTTCGACATCAGCGAACGCCATGCCCTGGAACAGGAACTGCGGCGCGCCCGTGACCATGCCGAACAGGCCTCGAAGGCGCGCAGCCTGTTCCTCGCCAACATGAGCCATGAAATCCGCACGCCGATGAACGGGGTGATCGGCATGCTCGACCTGGCGCTGGAAACCCCGCTCAACCCCGAGCAGCGCGAATACTTGCAGATCGCCCAGCGCTCCGGCGAGACGCTGCTGGCGCTGCTCAACGACATCCTTGACGTGTCCAAGGTCGACGCCGGGCATCTGGAGCTGGAAAGCGTCGCCTTCGACCTCAGTGAAATCGTCGAGCACACTGCCAAGCTGCTGGCCGCCCGCGCCCACCAGAAGCAGCTCGAACTGATCATCGAGATCGAGCCCAGCCTACCGCGGCAGGTGCTTGGCGATCCGCTGCGCCTGCGCCAGGTGCTGCTCAACCTGCTCAGCAACGCGATCAAGTTCACCGAGCGAGGCGAAGTCGCACTCTGCGTCGGTCGCTCACCCCGCACGCCGGGGGCGCTGTGCTTCGCCGTGCGCGACACAGGTATCGGCATCGCCCCGGAGGTGCAACCGCTGATCTTCGACTCCTTCCGCCAGGCCGACGAATCAACTACCCGCAAGTACGGCGGCACCGGTCTGGGCCTGTCGCTCAGCCGCCGCCTGGTCGAGCTGATGGGTGGCGAAATCCATCTGGAGTCGACGCCCGGCCAGGGCAGTCGCTTCTTCTTCGAGCTGCAGCTGCCATTGCAGGACAGCCCCTGCGGCGAACGCAGCGCCAGCGAACGTGCCGCCGAACAACTTGCCGGTCGCGGCCTGCTGATCGTCGACGACGTGCTGGCCAACCGGCTGATCGTCGAGCGTCATGCCATCGCCTGGGGCATGCAGCCGCACGGTTTCTGCAACCCGCTCGATGCGCTGGCCTGGGTGCAGGACCCGCAACACGCAGCCAGCGTGCAGCTGGCGGTACTCGACCGCATGATGCCCGAACTGGACGGTCTGGAGCTGGCGCACCGGCTGCGCGAGCAGCACCCACGCCTGCGTCTGGTGATGCTCTCCTCGGCCAGCGATCAACTGGAGATCGAGGCCCGCGAACACCAGGTGCTCGACCAGTGCCTGAGCAAACCGGCTGGCCCCGATGCGCTGGCCTATGCCCTGATCAGTGCGCTGCACAGCCCGCGCGCCACTGGCGCGGCGGCCGCCGACGTTGAGCCCTGCCTTAGCGGCTGCCGTGTGCTGCTGGTCGAGGACCACCCGGTCAACCGCATGCTCGCCCAGCGCCTGCTCGACAAGCATGGCGCGCTGATCGACGAGGCGGAGGACGGCGCCCAGGCAGTCGCCCGCATCGAGTCCGGCGAACGCTTCGACATCATTCTCATGGACTGCCAGATGCCGGTGATGGACGGCCCCACCGCCACCCGTGAGATCCGCCGCCTGGAACACAAGCGCGGCCAACCACGCACACCGATCCTCGCCCTCACCGCCCATGCCAACACCCCGGAAGTCGCCGAATGCCGACACGCGGGCATGGACGACATCCTCAGCAAGCCCTACAACGTGCGACAGCTGCTCGACTGCATGCTTGCCCTGCTCGCTCCCCCGCCGTCTGCACTGACGGCTCCCGCCGCCTTGCCGCCACTGCCGACGTTACTCGACGACGCCATGCTCGACACCCTGCACGAGGCGCTGGGCACCGACCTGCACACGGTCGTGAGCTTCTTCTGCACCAATCTCCCGGGACATATCGCACGTTTGCAAAGCGCTCTCGCCAAGAGCGACCACGACGAGGTTCGCAAGGAGGCTCACCGGCTCAAGGGCAGTGCCGGCAACCTCGGTGCTCTGGCGCTGGCAGCGCTGGCGTGCGACATCGAGCAGTACGCCGCGACCAGGCAGGCGGTCCCGGCAGACAGCGCCGAACGCTTGGCGCAACTGGCCGAAGCCAGCGTGCGCAGACTTCAGCAACGCTATCCCGACCCGGAGCACGGCGCCGCGCCCCCCCCCCAGCAACAGAACGCCCACTGA
- a CDS encoding protein phosphatase CheZ: protein MIDHPPAASITPQELIQRIVQMARLLHVSLQELGLNKAIEQAAQAIPDARERLDYVAAMTEQAAERVLNALERAQPRQTMLIEGARDLEARWQSWLAAPQQSDEARRLVEETRRYIGAVPDHTRATQSELQEILMTQDFQDLTGQTLKKMIEVTREIEQQLLKVLIDSAPATAEQRTLQRLAGSERADRKGPQIKPTDGEAVTDQAQVDALLAQLGL from the coding sequence ATGATCGACCACCCCCCAGCGGCTTCCATCACCCCGCAGGAACTGATCCAGCGCATCGTCCAGATGGCACGCCTGCTGCACGTCAGCCTGCAAGAACTGGGACTGAACAAGGCCATCGAGCAGGCCGCGCAGGCCATCCCCGATGCTCGCGAGCGCCTGGACTACGTCGCTGCGATGACCGAACAGGCCGCCGAGCGTGTGCTCAATGCCCTGGAACGGGCCCAGCCGCGCCAGACCATGCTGATCGAGGGCGCCCGCGATCTGGAGGCACGCTGGCAGTCCTGGCTCGCCGCGCCGCAGCAGAGCGACGAAGCGCGCCGCCTAGTGGAGGAAACCCGCCGCTACATCGGAGCGGTGCCTGACCATACCCGGGCGACGCAGAGCGAGCTGCAGGAAATACTCATGACCCAAGACTTCCAGGATCTCACCGGCCAGACCCTCAAGAAGATGATCGAGGTGACCCGCGAGATCGAACAACAACTGCTCAAGGTGCTGATCGACAGCGCTCCGGCCACCGCCGAACAGCGTACGCTACAGCGTCTGGCCGGCAGCGAACGGGCCGACCGCAAAGGCCCGCAGATCAAACCGACCGACGGCGAAGCAGTGACCGACCAGGCCCAGGTCGACGCTCTGCTCGCCCAGCTCGGCCTCTGA
- a CDS encoding response regulator, giving the protein MTTSNRLFGNNNLQDRHILIVEDADVDRMLLEAYLRQKGALVHLATNGLEGIRKALLIRPDMILMDVHMPVCDGLSACRQLQADARTSNIPVIFLSGAVMPDERLEGLLAGAVDYVTKPYNFEEVRIRLSMHLRAQSRGADAGEPAPSVSNLDSILFQSARQHLLRNLAETPNLECLARILRTNPKRLNEAFKQCVGATVFSYLREERMRQARTLLSDTVLEVQAIALELGFTSGANFATAFKERFGVTPREFRQRQGEEHTVGGE; this is encoded by the coding sequence ATGACAACGAGCAACCGCCTTTTCGGCAACAACAACCTGCAAGACCGTCACATTCTGATTGTGGAAGACGCCGACGTTGACCGCATGCTGCTGGAAGCCTATCTGCGCCAGAAAGGCGCCCTCGTCCACCTGGCCACCAATGGCCTGGAAGGCATCCGCAAGGCCCTTCTGATCCGCCCGGACATGATCTTGATGGACGTACACATGCCGGTCTGCGACGGCCTGAGCGCCTGCCGGCAACTGCAGGCCGACGCCCGCACCAGCAACATTCCGGTGATTTTCCTGTCCGGCGCGGTGATGCCCGACGAACGCCTGGAAGGCCTGCTGGCCGGCGCCGTGGACTACGTCACCAAGCCGTACAACTTCGAAGAAGTACGTATCCGCCTGAGCATGCACCTGCGCGCGCAGAGCCGCGGCGCAGACGCCGGCGAGCCGGCGCCGAGCGTTTCCAACCTCGACAGCATCTTGTTCCAGTCGGCCCGCCAGCACCTGCTGCGTAACCTGGCCGAGACACCCAACCTCGAATGTCTGGCGCGCATCCTGCGCACCAACCCCAAACGCCTCAACGAGGCATTCAAGCAGTGCGTCGGGGCCACCGTGTTCAGCTACCTGCGCGAGGAGCGCATGCGCCAGGCCCGCACACTGCTCAGCGATACGGTGCTGGAAGTGCAGGCCATCGCTCTGGAGCTGGGCTTTACCAGTGGCGCCAACTTCGCCACCGCTTTCAAGGAACGCTTCGGCGTCACCCCGCGGGAGTTCCGCCAGAGGCAGGGCGAGGAGCACACAGTCGGCGGCGAGTAA
- a CDS encoding PAS domain-containing hybrid sensor histidine kinase/response regulator — translation MSLSSGLIAAVALLYMAILFAIAFYGDRRQTNGVTRPRLRAWVYSLSLAVYCTSWTFFGAVGQATGQLWSFVPIYLGPLLLLLFMPQMLAKMILISKQENITSIADFIAARYGKSRSLAIIVALICLVGVLPYIALQLKGIVLGVNLLTGAAPNANGIGAQDTALIVSLVLALFTILFGTRNLDATEHHRGMVMAVAFESLVKLLAFLAVGVFVTWGLFGGVGDLLERAQAAPELEEYWRRPVDWTAMVVQTGVAMMAIICLPRQFHVTVVENIEPRDLNLARWVFPLYLVLAALFVVPIALAGQILLPAGVEPDSFVISLPLAEQHPSLALLAFIGGASAATGMVIVASVALSTMISNDMLLPWLLRRHSAERPFEEFRHWLLSVRRIAIIVLLLLAYVIYRLIGPNISLASIGQIAFAAVTQLGPAMFGALYWKQANSRGVFAGLAVGALLWCYTLLLPLVADGMGWSLDMFPGQRWLAGNPLGLPMDAVTQGTLLSLLSNFLVFVLVSLFSRTRVSEHWQASRFVGQEASVRPIPRLLLAVQVQDLLMLAARFVGEERARQSFIRFAYRQGKGFSPNQTASGEWIAHTERLLAGVLGASSARAVVKAAIEGREMQVEDVVRIVDEASEVLQFNRALLQGAIENISQGISVVDQSLRLVAWNRRYLELFEYPEGLISIGRPIADIIRYNAERGLCGKGDPDIHVAKRLYWMRQGTAHTSERTFPNGRVIELVGNPMPGGGFVMSFTDITAHRQAEDALKEANESLEQRVAERTQELSALNEQLSEAKARAEVANQSKTRFLAAVSHDLMQPLNAARLFSAALSHQEALPGEVRELVQHLDSSLRSAEDLIADLLDISRLESGRFTPERSAFALDTLYDALGVEFRALAQEQGIDLRIRASKQRIDSDPKLLRRVLQNFLTNAFRYAKGKVLLGVRRDGRHLRLEVWDHGPGIPADKLKVIFEEFKRLDSHQTRAEKGLGLGLAIADGFCQVLEHRIEVRSWVGKGSVFSVRVPLARGRAVPQARQAAPASAPQPMNGAQVWCIDNEDSILTGMRSLLTRWGCQVQTARSRAECEQLLGQDGPPELVLVDYHLDDGETGQALMGWLRAHLGQPVPGVVISADGRPELIAEVHAAGLDYLSKPVKPAALRALLSRHLKLH, via the coding sequence ATGTCGCTGTCCAGCGGGCTGATCGCCGCGGTCGCCCTCCTCTACATGGCCATCCTGTTCGCCATCGCCTTCTACGGCGACCGCCGGCAGACCAACGGGGTGACCCGCCCACGCCTGCGCGCCTGGGTCTACAGCCTGTCGCTGGCGGTGTACTGCACCAGTTGGACCTTCTTCGGCGCGGTCGGCCAGGCCACCGGCCAGCTGTGGTCGTTCGTACCAATCTACCTCGGCCCGCTGCTGCTGCTGCTGTTCATGCCGCAGATGCTGGCCAAGATGATCCTGATCAGCAAGCAGGAGAACATCACCTCGATCGCCGACTTCATCGCCGCGCGCTACGGCAAGTCGCGCTCGCTGGCGATCATCGTCGCCCTGATCTGCCTGGTCGGCGTGCTGCCCTACATCGCCCTGCAGCTCAAGGGCATCGTCCTCGGCGTCAACCTGCTCACCGGCGCAGCGCCCAACGCCAACGGCATCGGCGCCCAGGACACCGCGCTGATCGTCTCGCTGGTGCTGGCCCTGTTCACCATCCTGTTCGGCACGCGCAACCTCGACGCCACCGAGCACCACCGCGGCATGGTGATGGCGGTGGCCTTCGAGTCGCTGGTCAAGCTGCTGGCCTTCCTCGCCGTCGGCGTGTTCGTCACCTGGGGCCTGTTCGGCGGCGTCGGCGACCTGCTCGAGCGGGCGCAGGCGGCTCCCGAGCTGGAGGAGTACTGGCGACGCCCGGTGGACTGGACCGCCATGGTGGTACAGACCGGGGTGGCGATGATGGCGATCATCTGCCTGCCGCGGCAGTTCCACGTCACCGTGGTGGAGAACATCGAGCCGCGCGACCTCAACCTGGCGCGCTGGGTATTTCCCCTGTACCTGGTGCTGGCGGCGCTGTTCGTGGTGCCGATCGCCCTCGCCGGGCAGATACTGCTGCCGGCCGGGGTCGAGCCCGACTCCTTCGTCATCAGCTTGCCGCTGGCCGAGCAGCATCCGAGCCTCGCGCTGCTGGCCTTCATCGGCGGCGCCTCGGCGGCCACCGGCATGGTCATTGTCGCCTCGGTGGCGCTGTCGACCATGATCTCCAACGACATGCTGCTGCCCTGGCTGCTGCGCCGGCACAGCGCCGAGCGGCCGTTCGAGGAGTTCCGCCACTGGCTGCTGTCGGTGCGGCGCATCGCGATCATCGTCCTGCTGCTGCTGGCCTACGTGATCTACCGGCTGATCGGCCCCAACATCAGCCTGGCCAGCATCGGCCAGATCGCCTTCGCCGCCGTCACCCAGCTCGGCCCGGCGATGTTCGGCGCGCTGTACTGGAAGCAGGCCAACAGCCGCGGCGTGTTCGCCGGCCTGGCGGTCGGCGCGCTGCTGTGGTGCTACACCCTGCTGCTGCCGCTGGTGGCCGACGGCATGGGCTGGTCGCTGGACATGTTCCCCGGCCAGCGCTGGCTGGCCGGCAATCCGCTGGGCCTGCCGATGGATGCGGTGACCCAGGGCACCCTGCTGTCGCTGCTCAGCAACTTCCTGGTGTTCGTGCTGGTCTCGCTGTTCTCGCGCACCCGCGTCTCCGAACACTGGCAGGCCAGCCGCTTCGTCGGCCAGGAGGCCTCGGTACGGCCGATCCCGCGCCTGCTGCTGGCGGTGCAGGTCCAGGACCTGCTGATGCTGGCGGCGCGCTTCGTCGGCGAGGAGCGCGCGCGGCAGAGCTTCATCCGCTTCGCCTACCGCCAGGGCAAGGGCTTCAGCCCCAACCAGACCGCCAGCGGCGAATGGATCGCCCACACCGAGCGCCTGCTCGCCGGCGTGCTCGGCGCCTCCTCGGCGCGCGCGGTGGTCAAGGCGGCCATCGAAGGCCGCGAGATGCAGGTCGAGGACGTGGTGCGCATCGTCGACGAGGCCTCCGAGGTCCTGCAGTTCAACCGCGCCCTGCTGCAGGGCGCGATCGAGAACATCTCCCAGGGCATCAGCGTGGTCGACCAGTCGCTGCGTCTGGTGGCCTGGAACCGTCGCTACCTGGAACTGTTCGAGTACCCCGAGGGGCTGATCAGCATCGGCCGGCCGATCGCCGACATCATCCGCTACAACGCCGAGCGCGGCCTGTGCGGCAAGGGCGACCCGGACATCCACGTCGCCAAGCGCCTGTACTGGATGCGCCAGGGCACCGCACACACCTCCGAGCGCACCTTCCCCAACGGCCGGGTGATCGAACTGGTCGGCAACCCGATGCCCGGCGGCGGCTTCGTCATGTCGTTCACCGACATCACCGCCCACCGCCAGGCCGAGGACGCGCTCAAGGAGGCCAACGAGAGCCTCGAGCAGCGCGTCGCCGAGCGCACCCAGGAGCTGTCCGCGCTCAACGAGCAGCTGTCCGAGGCCAAGGCCCGCGCCGAGGTCGCCAACCAGTCGAAGACCCGTTTCCTCGCCGCGGTCAGCCACGACCTGATGCAGCCGCTCAACGCCGCGCGGCTGTTCTCCGCCGCGCTGTCCCACCAGGAAGCGCTGCCCGGCGAGGTGCGCGAACTGGTGCAGCACCTCGACTCCTCGCTGCGCTCGGCCGAGGACCTGATCGCCGACCTGCTGGACATCTCGCGCCTGGAGAGCGGCCGCTTCACTCCCGAGCGCAGCGCCTTCGCCCTCGACACCCTGTACGACGCCCTCGGCGTGGAGTTCCGCGCCCTGGCCCAGGAACAGGGCATCGACCTGCGCATCCGCGCCAGCAAGCAGCGCATCGACAGCGATCCGAAGCTGCTGCGCCGGGTACTGCAGAACTTCCTGACCAACGCCTTCCGCTACGCCAAGGGCAAGGTGCTGCTCGGCGTGCGCCGCGACGGCCGCCACCTGCGTCTGGAGGTGTGGGACCACGGCCCCGGCATCCCGGCCGACAAGCTCAAGGTGATCTTCGAGGAGTTCAAGCGCCTCGACAGCCACCAGACCCGCGCCGAGAAGGGCCTGGGCCTGGGCCTGGCGATCGCCGACGGCTTCTGCCAGGTGCTCGAGCACCGCATCGAGGTGCGCTCCTGGGTCGGCAAGGGCAGCGTGTTCAGCGTGCGCGTGCCGCTGGCCCGCGGCCGCGCCGTGCCGCAGGCGCGGCAGGCGGCACCGGCCAGCGCGCCGCAGCCGATGAACGGCGCCCAGGTGTGGTGCATCGACAACGAGGACAGCATCCTCACCGGCATGCGCAGCCTGCTGACCCGCTGGGGCTGCCAGGTGCAGACCGCGCGCTCGCGCGCCGAGTGCGAGCAGCTGCTCGGCCAGGACGGCCCGCCGGAGCTGGTGCTGGTCGACTACCACCTCGACGACGGCGAGACCGGCCAGGCGCTGATGGGCTGGCTGCGCGCCCACCTGGGCCAGCCGGTGCCCGGCGTGGTGATCAGCGCCGACGGCCGCCCCGAGCTGATCGCCGAGGTGCACGCCGCCGGCCTCGACTACCTGAGCAAGCCGGTCAAGCCGGCCGCCCTGCGCGCCCTGCTCAGCCGCCATCTCAAGCTGCACTGA
- a CDS encoding MgtC/SapB family protein, producing the protein MTPEFDVLLDLASALAIGLLIGTERGWSARASDDDRLAAGVRTYGLVGLLGGLAALLAGHLGVLVWVGMLLALALLSTTAYVIGLRHDPDQGQTSEIALLLTFLLGSLALADERLLAAGCAVVVALLLRLKEPMHAALRRLSAEELSGALKLLFISLVLLPVLPDRGYGPWQVFNPYVTWWMVVLIAGLGFAAYVAVRLIGTRHGLLLTALLGSVVSSTAMTLTLARLHGQRELHALLACGLLGTSALVFPRVLLEVAVINPPLVQGLLWPLAAAALVYALGALYWWQRAKATELGAQAEPPLKNPFEFGPAVRFALLLALILLLVEIARRELGDVGVYLVAVLSGLTDADAITLSLSRSALGELDPQVAVRGIALAVVSNSLIKGVLIAMFGGRRLALFTLPVMAGGLGLGLALVFAGATLS; encoded by the coding sequence ATGACGCCCGAGTTCGACGTCCTGCTCGACCTGGCCAGCGCGCTGGCCATCGGCCTGCTGATCGGCACCGAGCGCGGCTGGAGCGCCCGCGCCAGCGACGACGACCGGCTGGCCGCCGGGGTGCGCACCTACGGCCTGGTCGGCCTGCTCGGCGGCCTCGCCGCCCTGCTCGCCGGCCATCTCGGCGTGCTGGTCTGGGTCGGCATGCTGCTGGCCCTGGCCCTGCTCAGCACCACCGCCTACGTGATCGGCCTGCGCCACGACCCCGACCAGGGCCAGACCAGCGAGATCGCCCTGCTGCTGACCTTCCTGCTCGGCAGCCTGGCGCTGGCCGACGAGCGCCTGCTGGCCGCCGGCTGCGCGGTGGTGGTGGCCCTGCTGCTGCGCCTCAAGGAACCGATGCATGCGGCGCTCCGGCGGCTGTCCGCCGAGGAGCTGTCCGGCGCGCTGAAGCTGCTGTTCATCTCGCTGGTGCTGCTGCCGGTGCTGCCCGACCGCGGCTACGGCCCCTGGCAGGTGTTCAACCCCTACGTCACCTGGTGGATGGTGGTGCTGATCGCCGGCCTGGGCTTTGCCGCCTACGTGGCCGTCCGCCTGATCGGCACCCGCCATGGCCTGCTGCTGACCGCCCTGCTCGGCAGCGTGGTGTCCTCCACCGCCATGACCCTCACCCTCGCCCGCCTGCATGGCCAGCGCGAGCTGCACGCCCTGCTGGCCTGCGGCCTGCTGGGCACCTCGGCGCTGGTGTTCCCGCGCGTGCTGCTCGAGGTGGCGGTGATCAACCCGCCGCTGGTGCAGGGGCTGCTGTGGCCGCTGGCCGCCGCGGCGCTGGTCTACGCCCTCGGCGCCCTGTACTGGTGGCAGCGGGCCAAGGCGACGGAACTCGGCGCCCAGGCCGAGCCGCCGCTGAAGAACCCCTTCGAGTTCGGCCCGGCCGTGCGCTTCGCCCTGCTGCTGGCGCTGATCCTGCTGCTGGTGGAAATCGCCCGCCGCGAACTGGGCGACGTCGGCGTGTACCTGGTCGCCGTGCTGTCCGGGCTCACCGACGCCGACGCCATCACCCTGTCGCTGTCGCGCAGCGCCCTGGGCGAGCTGGACCCGCAGGTGGCGGTGCGCGGCATCGCCCTGGCCGTGGTCAGCAACAGCCTGATCAAGGGCGTGCTGATCGCCATGTTCGGCGGCAGGCGCCTGGCGCTATTCACCCTGCCGGTGATGGCAGGCGGTCTGGGACTAGGGCTGGCGCTGGTATTCGCCGGCGCGACTCTGAGCTGA